A window of the Pseudoliparis swirei isolate HS2019 ecotype Mariana Trench chromosome 13, NWPU_hadal_v1, whole genome shotgun sequence genome harbors these coding sequences:
- the LOC130203987 gene encoding uncharacterized protein LOC130203987, whose translation MGKKCINNPKLITPVDVVQRNNPLISSVTNVAKISEKWSKRWPQIDRPWPLEGTLNPDVIKIMHVLVSTYKAEQKKGNQGKKRKEKRQLELGVLQLFADEGQKMIAAASVMYPKIVCPQVSVSSQKGRPQISDESDQEEVKGGCDPKAKWSRAEEADDSEEEYSDEEDSQMTLSEVRELQIRKRELLQSNKVSAPGSMFPVIIREQGFEYRPLQSTDMSAILEKLPIIEDGAHPWIAKLEQILVGDLPAMGDIKKLLANVVGVYSMEEILEKAGLNQYIGTSVNDSDLFAASRGRVFRALKDTFPTNVDPANILIEPLGLEENPRSFVSRSHQTWMNVTGNDPEQNLMDKSILRGKILMGLPLPVRSRLAEVVGLGNMKKSVYTDHIAHQVELYRKKGDDLKEQDQETLRKLHEIQLVSDKAEKKQALMQNQVPSNQPAPQPEPNQAEFQSFEPYPAVPVAVYQQPRNNCEVMEC comes from the exons atGGGAAAAAAGTGCATTAACAATCCAAAGCTGATTACTCCTGTCGATGTAGTGCAAAGGAATAATCCTTTAATCAGCAGCGTCACAAACGTTGCGAAGATCTCTGAGAAATGGTCTAAACGATGGCCTCAAATTGACCGACCGTGGCCCTTGGAGGGGACACTTAATCCAGATGTAATTAAAATAATGCATGTACTTGTATCTACCTACAAGGCAGAACAGAAGAAGGGAAATCAGGGAAAGAAACGCAAAGAAAAGAGACAACTCGAGCTTGGAGTTCTCCAGCTATTTGCAGATGAGGGACAGAAAATGATTGCAGCTGCGTCAGTAATGTATCCCAAGATAGTCTGTCCTCAGGTCTCAGTGTCCAGTCAGAAGGGGCGTCCTCAGATCAGTGACGAGAGTGATCAGGAAGAGGTCAAGGGGGGTTGCGACCCCAAAGCCAAGTGGAGCAGAGCAGAAGAGGCAGACGACAGCGAGGAGGAATACAGCGATGAAGAAGACTCCCAGATGACTTTGAGTGAGGTCAGAGAGTTGCAGATAAGAAAGAGAGAGTTACTGCAATCTAATAAAGTGTCAGCACCAGGAAGCATGTTCCCAGTGATCATCAGAGAACAAGGTTTTGAATATAGACCATTGCAGAGCACCGATATGTCAGCCATACTTGAAAAGCTTCCCATTATCGAAGATGGAGCACATCCTTGGATTGCAAAACTCGAACAGATTTTGGTCGGAGATCTTCCTGCGATGGGAGATATTAAGAAACTACTGGCTAATGTCGTTGGCGTTTACAGTATGGAAGAAATTTTAGAGAAAGCTGGACTTAATCAATACATAGGAACAAGTGTGAATGATTCAGACCTGTTTGCTGCGAGTAGAGGTCGAGTGTTCAGAGCACTGAAAGATACATTCCCGACGAACGTGGATCCAGCCAATATTTTGATTGAACCACTCGGACTGGAGGAAAATCCCAGATCCTTTGTTTCGAGGTCTCATCAAACGTGGATGAATGTCACAGGTAATGATCCAGAACAAAATCTTATGGACAAATCGATTTTGAGAGGCAAAATCCTGATGGGGTTGCCGTTGCCAGTACGAAGCAGATTGGCAGAGGTGGTTGGCCTTGGAAACATGAAGAAGAGTGTCTACACAGACCATATAGCCcaccaggtggagctgtatCGGAAGAAGGGAGATGATTtgaaagaacaagatcaagagACCCTCAGGAAACTTCATGAAATACAACTGGTGAGTGACAAGGCTGAGAAGaagcaggccctgatgcagaatCAGGTCCCATCAAATCAACCTGCACCACAACCGGAGCCGAATCAAGCTGAGTTCCAGTCGTTCGAGCCATATCCAGCGGTTCCAGTTGCCGTCTACCAACAGCCA AGAAACAACTGTGAGGTGATGGAGTGCTGA